A region of Pseudomonas cavernicola DNA encodes the following proteins:
- a CDS encoding molecular chaperone DnaJ gives MHQIKSNLYPCAHCSGVGTCKNGINESSCAVCVKEYELKGKEFAGLPCGVCGGIGQAEPRTERINKRMPAILGFMVVFLLMFGVFLSAALKSPYFSEVLAFSGTLIGTVLGFYYSDRSKAT, from the coding sequence ATGCACCAGATCAAGTCCAATTTATACCCTTGCGCTCATTGCTCTGGCGTGGGTACCTGCAAAAATGGCATCAATGAGTCTTCTTGCGCTGTTTGTGTAAAAGAATATGAACTAAAAGGCAAAGAATTCGCAGGGCTTCCATGTGGTGTTTGCGGTGGTATCGGGCAAGCAGAACCTCGGACTGAGCGCATCAATAAACGAATGCCTGCCATATTAGGCTTTATGGTTGTTTTCCTTTTAATGTTTGGCGTATTCCTCAGTGCGGCTTTGAAAAGTCCATACTTCAGCGAGGTGTTAGCCTTCTCTGGCACACTCATTGGTACAGTTTTGGGTTTCTATTATTCAGACCGCAGCAAGGCAACCTAA
- the umuC gene encoding translesion error-prone DNA polymerase V subunit UmuC, with translation MAEQVLALVDCNSFYASCERVFRPDLAHTPIVVLSNNDGCVIARSAEAKLLGIKMGEPYFQIRDKLRRHGILAFSSNYALYGDMSQRVMTTLEGMVPAIEVYSIDEAFADLTGMPGDMEALGRAMRARVLRWTGIPVGVGIATTKTLAKLANHSAKRWQRQTGGVVDLRDPDRRDKVLKVTDVSEVWGIGRRMTEHLAEMNIRTALDLAQADAWTLRQKFSVVVEKTARELRGTPCLELEEATPPKQEICCSRMFGKRLRELPPIREAVATYAARACEKLRAQQSMCKRVRVSIRTGMFNPDEPKFAKGVVVELPYPTDDTRLISKAAADGLELIYREGFAFSKAELLLLDLRQRGEFTDDLFAVTQPEASERVMGVMDAINARWGRGTLRPGGVPEEPDWGMRREMISQSYTTRLDQLWPVKAE, from the coding sequence ATGGCTGAACAGGTACTGGCGCTCGTCGACTGCAATTCGTTCTACGCGAGCTGCGAACGAGTGTTCCGGCCAGACCTGGCGCATACCCCCATCGTGGTGCTGTCGAACAACGACGGCTGCGTGATAGCCCGTTCGGCCGAGGCCAAGCTGCTGGGCATCAAGATGGGCGAGCCATATTTCCAGATCCGCGACAAACTTCGGCGCCACGGCATTCTGGCGTTCTCCAGCAACTACGCCCTCTATGGCGACATGAGCCAGCGCGTGATGACAACGCTCGAAGGTATGGTGCCTGCTATCGAGGTGTACAGCATCGATGAAGCGTTCGCCGACCTGACGGGCATGCCTGGTGATATGGAGGCGTTGGGTCGTGCAATGCGCGCGCGGGTGTTGCGCTGGACGGGCATCCCGGTCGGCGTTGGCATCGCCACAACCAAGACCTTGGCCAAGCTCGCGAACCATTCTGCCAAGCGCTGGCAGCGACAGACCGGAGGGGTGGTGGATCTGCGCGATCCGGATCGGCGCGACAAAGTGCTGAAGGTCACCGATGTCAGCGAGGTCTGGGGCATTGGCCGGCGTATGACCGAGCACCTGGCCGAGATGAACATCCGCACCGCATTGGATCTCGCCCAGGCCGACGCCTGGACCCTGCGGCAGAAGTTCAGCGTGGTGGTGGAGAAGACCGCTCGCGAACTACGCGGCACGCCTTGTCTTGAACTGGAAGAGGCAACGCCGCCTAAGCAGGAGATCTGTTGTAGCCGGATGTTCGGCAAGCGGTTGCGTGAGCTGCCGCCAATTCGGGAAGCAGTGGCGACCTATGCAGCGCGCGCCTGCGAGAAGCTCCGCGCGCAGCAATCGATGTGCAAGCGGGTGCGGGTCAGCATCCGTACCGGCATGTTCAATCCAGACGAACCGAAATTCGCCAAGGGTGTGGTGGTCGAGCTGCCATACCCAACTGACGATACCCGCCTGATAAGCAAGGCGGCCGCCGATGGGCTGGAGCTGATCTACCGGGAGGGTTTTGCGTTCAGTAAGGCCGAGTTGCTGCTGCTTGATCTGCGCCAGCGCGGCGAGTTCACCGACGACCTGTTTGCCGTGACGCAGCCGGAGGCGTCGGAGCGGGTGATGGGTGTGATGGATGCTATCAATGCGAGATGGGGTAGGGGGACGCTACGGCCGGGAGGTGTGCCGGAAGAGCCGGACTGGGGGATGCGGAGGGAGATGATCAGCCAGAGTTATACAACCCGGTTGGACCAATTATGGCCGGTTAAGGCGGAATAG